The Gammaproteobacteria bacterium genome segment AGTTCGCTGCCGTTCGCGCGATGGGCTCGTCCGTTTCACCGAGGCGCCGTCAGCACATGTCCGCAGAACCCTCACACAAGATCAATGGCGCAGCGCGCCCATTGAGTCACGCCGTGGCAGACAGCCTCGAAGCCTATTTCCGTACGCTCAATGGCCACGCGCCCAGGGACCTCTACGACCTCGTGCTTGAACAAGTCGAGCAACCGCTGCTGAA includes the following:
- the fis gene encoding DNA-binding transcriptional regulator Fis translates to MSAEPSHKINGAARPLSHAVADSLEAYFRTLNGHAPRDLYDLVLEQVEQPLLKTVLHHCNGNQSRAAEMLGLNRATLRKKLRQHGITADGA